The following are encoded in a window of Physeter macrocephalus isolate SW-GA chromosome 9, ASM283717v5, whole genome shotgun sequence genomic DNA:
- the NOL6 gene encoding nucleolar protein 6: MGPAHKGAQHRGTAGELEVMASALEGTGKEGKKESSKKRSVAGSPAERLLQPVKLSRAELYKEPTNEELNRLRETESLFHSSLLRLQVEELLKEVRLSEKKKERIDAFLRKVNQRIMRVPSTPETELTNQAWLRDGVRVPLHQVPYTVKGCFRFLPPAQVTVVGSYLLGTCIRPDINVDVALTMPREILQDKDGLNQRYFRKRALYLAHLAHHLSQDPLFGSVRFSYTNGCHLKPSLLLRPHGKDERLVTVRLHPCPPPDFFRPCRLLPSKNNVRTAWYRGQSPSGDGSPEPPTPRYNTWVLQDTALESHAQLLSTVLGSASGLKDGVALLKVWLRQRELDKGLGGFSGFLVSMLVAFLVSTHKIHTTMSGYQVLRSTLQFLASTDLTVNGISLCFSSDPSLPALADFHQAFPVVFLDSSGRLNLCADVTASTCHQVQHEARLSMALLDSKADDGFQLLLMTPKPMIRAFDHILHLRPLSRLQAACHRLKLWPELQDHGGDYVSAALGPLTTLLEQGLGSRLHLLAHSRPPVSEWDISQDPPKHRDSGVLTLGLLLRPEGLTSVLELGPEADQPEAADFRQFWGSRSELRRFQDGAIREAVVWEAASMAQKRLIPHQVVTHLLMLHADIPDTCVHYTGGLLDALIQGLKETSSTGEEALAAAVRCYDDLSRLLWGLEGLPLTVSAVQGAHPVLRYTEVFPPTAVRPAYSFYEQLRERASLLPRPDKPCPAYVEPMTVVCHLEGSGQWPQDAEAIRRVRAAFQLRLAELLTQQHGLQCRATATHTDVLKDGFVFRIRVAYQREPQILREMRSPEGIISLRDTPASLRLERDTRQLPLLTSTLHGLQQQHPAFSGVARLAKRWVRAQLLGEELTDESLDLVAAALFLHPEPFTPPSSPQVGFLRFLFLISTFDWKNNPLIVNLNNELTAEEQVEIRSVFLATRTKRPVMVIVTPQDRKSSVWTQDGPSPQILHRLMVLAAEALPVLEKQLMDPWGPVDIRTVFRPPLDMYDVLIRLSPRHIPRHRQAVDSPAASFCRGLLSEPGPSSLMPVLGYDPPQLYLAQLREAFGDLALFFYDQHGGKVIGVLWKPTSFQPQPLKASNTKGRMVVSQGGELVMVPNVEAILEDFAILGEGLVQAVEARSERWTV; the protein is encoded by the exons ATGGGCCCCGCACATAAGGGAGCGCAGCATCGCGGAACTGCCGGGGAGCTGGAG GTGATGGCGTCAGCTCTGGAAGGCACAGGCAAGGAGGGGAAGAAGGAATCCTCAAAGAAGCGTTCGGTGGCTGGTTCTCCAGCGGAGCGCCTCCTGCAGCCCGTGAAGCTCAGCAGGGCAGAACTGTACAAGGAGCCTACCAATGAGGAGCTGAATCGCCTTCGGGAGACTGAGAGTCTGTTCCATTCCAGCTTGCTTCGTTTACAG GTAGAGGAGCTACTGAAGGAAGTGAGGCtgtcagagaagaagaaagagcgGATTGATGCTTTCCTACGGAAGGTCAACCAGCGGATCATGAGGGTGCCCTCAACCCCTGAGACAGAG CTGACCAACCAGGCATGGCTCCGGGATGGGGTTCGAGTCCCTCTCCACCAAGTGCCCTATACTGTGAAGGGCTGTTTCCgcttcctgcccccagcccaggtcACTGTTGTGGGCAGTTACCTTCTGGGCACCTGCATCCGGCCGGACATCAATGTGGATGTGGCATTGACCATGCCCAGG GAGATCCTACAGGACAAGGATGGGCTGAACCAGCGCTACTTCCGCAAGCGTGCCCTCTACCTGGCCCACTTGGCTCACCACCTGTCCCAAGACCCACTCTTTGGCAGTGTTCGCTTTTCCTACACCAATGGCTGCCACCTGAAACCCTCGCTGCTGCTGCGGCCACATG GGAAGGATGAGCGTCTGGTCACTGTCCGTCTGCATCCATGCCCTCCACCTGACTTCTTCCGCCCGTGCCGCCTGCTGCCGTCCAAGAACAATGTGCGCACTGCCTGGTACCGAGGGCAGAGTCCTTCAGGGGATG GTAGCccagagccccccaccccccgctatAACACATGGGTCCTGCAGGACACAGCCCTTGAGTCCCATGCGCAGCTGCTATCAACCGTGCTGGGCTCAGCCTCGGGGCTGAAGGATGGTGTGGCACTTCTGAAGGTCTGGCTGCGGCAGCGGGAACTGGACAAG GGCCTGGGAGGATTCAGTGGGTTCCTTGTCTCCATGCTGGTTGCCTTCCTTGTGTCTACACACAAGATCCATACCACCATGAGCGGCTACCAGGTCCTGAGAAGCACCTTGCAGTTTCTGG CCAGTACAGATCTGACGGTCAACGGGATCAGTCTGTGCTTCAGCTCAGATCCCTCCCTG ccAGCCCTGGCTGACTTCCACCAGGCCTTCCCTGTTGTCTTCCTGGACTCCTCAGGCCGTCTCAACCTCTGTGCTGATGTCACTGCCTCCACTTGCCACCAG GTGCAGCACGAGGCACGGCTGTCTATGGCGTTGCTGGACAGCAAAGCTGATGATGGGTTCCAGCTGCTGTTGATGACTCCCAAACCCATGATCCGGGCTTTTGACCACATACTGCA TCTCCGTCCACTGAGTCGCCTGCAGGCAGCGTGTCACCGACTAAAGCTGTGGCCAGAGCTGCAGGATCATGGTGGGGACTATGTCTCAGCTGCTTTGGGCCCACTAACCACCCTtctggagcagggcctggggtcCCGGCTGCACCTGCTGGCCCACTCTCGGCCCCCAGTCTCAGAG TGGGACATCAGCCAGGATCCACCGAAGCACAGAGACTCCGGGGTCCTGACCCTGGGATTGCTCCTCCGGCCTGAGGGGCTGACCAGTGTTCTCGAGCTGGGTCCAGAGGCTGACCAGCCTGAG gCTGCTGACTTCCGCCAGTTCTGGGGATCTCGCTCCGAGCTTCGGCGTTTCCAGGATGGAGCCATTCGGGAAGCTGTGGTCTGGGAGGCAGCCTCTATGGCCCAGAAGCGCCTTATTCCCCACCAGGTGGTCACTCATCTCTTAATGCT CCATGCTGACATCCCAGATACCTGTGTCCACTATACGGGGGGCCTCCTGGATGCACTGATTCAAGGCCTGAAAGAG ACCTCCAGCACAGGTGAGGAGGCCCTGGCAGCTGCGGTGCGTTGCTACGATGACCTCAGCCGCTTGCTGTGGGGACTGGAAGGTCTGCCGCTGACCGTGTCTGCCGTGCAGGGAGCTCACCCAGTGCTGCGCTACACTGAG GTGTTCCCACCAACTGCAGTCCGGCCAGCCTACTCCTTCTATGAACAGCTGCGAGAGCGGGCCTCGCTGTTGCCCCGGCCTGACAAGCCCTGTCCGGCCTATGTGGAGCCCATGACTG TGGTATGTCACCTGGAGGGCAGTGGGCAGTGGCCACAGGATGCTGAGGCCATACGGAGGGTCCGGGCTGCCTTCCAGCTGCGCCTGGCAGAGCTGCTGACGCAGCAGCATGGGCTGCAGTGCCGCGCCACGGCCACGCACACCGATGTCCTCAAG GATGGGTTTGTGTTCCGGATTCGTGTGGCCTATCAGCGGGAGCCCCAGATCCTGAGGGAGATGCGGAGCCCCGAGGGGATCATCTCCTTGAGGGACACTCCCGCCTCCCTCCGCCTTGAGAGGGACACTAGGCAGTTGCCCCTGCTCACCAGCACCTTGCATGG acTCCAGCAGCAGCACCCAGCCTTCTCGGGTGTGGCTCGGCTGGCCAAGCGGTGGGTGCGCGCCCAGCTCCTAGGTGAGGAGCTCACCGATGAGAGCCTGGACCTGGTGGCTGCTGCCCTTTTCCTGCACCCTGAGCCCTTCACCCCTCCCAG CTCCCCCCAGGTGGGCTTCCTTCGGTTCCTTTTCCTGATATCAACCTTTGATTGGAAGAACAACCCCCTAATTGTCAACCTCAATAATGAGCTCACTG CGGAGGAGCAGGTGGAGATCCGCAGTGTCTTCCTGGCAACCCGGACAAAACGCCCCGTCATGGTCATCGTTACCCCCCAGGATCGCAAAAGCTCTGTATGGACACAGGATGGACCCTCGCCCCAG ATCCTACACCGGCTCATGGTCCTGGCAGCCGAGGCCTTGCCCGTCCTAGAGAAGCAGCTAATGGATCCCTGGGGTCCTGTGGACATCAGG ACAGTGTTCCGGCCACCGTTGGACATGTACGACGTGCTGATCCGCCTGTCTCCCCGCCACATCCCCCGGCACCGCCAGGCTGTGGATTCGCCAGCTGCCTCCTTCTGCCGGGGCCTGCTTAGTGAGCCGGGGCCCTCCTCCCTGATGCCCGTGCTGGGCTACGATCCTCCTCAGCTCTACCTGGCACAGCTCAGG GAGGCCTTTGGGGACCTGGCCCTTTTCTTCTATGACCAGCATGGTGGAAAGGTGATTGGTGTCCTCTGGAAGCCCACCAGCTTCCAGCCCCAGCCCTTAAAG GCCTCCAACACAAAGGGGCGCATGGTGGTGTCTCAAGGTGGGGAGCTGGTGATGGTGCCCAATGTAGAAGCCATCCTGGAGGACTTTGCCATCCTGGGCGAAGGCCTGGTCCAGGCTGTGGAGGCCCGAAGTGAGAGGTGGACCGTGTGA